One Streptococcus sp. S1 DNA window includes the following coding sequences:
- a CDS encoding PolC-type DNA polymerase III, protein MSNTFEILMDQLDMPLEMRSSSAFLHAEIQEVVVHKVSRVWEFRFDFAEILPITLFKELRQRLKDEFSKTGNQATFTIQVANQDFSADLLRAYYREVFEEGPCASQGFKGLYQDLQVRAEGQELIISGPSSVDTEHFRKNHLPNLAKQLEAFGFPHFTCRVESDEELTEQEVARFEEENEKIFQAANEETLRAMESLAQMAPPPADEEKPAFDFKAKKAVAKPKLDKAEITPMIEITTEENRIVFEGVVFDVEHKVTRTGRVLISFKMTDYTSSFSLQKWVKNEEEAQKFDMIKKNSWLLVRGNIEMNNFTRDLTMNVQDIQEVVHYARKDLMPEGERRVEFHAHTNMSTMDALPEVEELIAKAAEWGHKAVAITDHGNVQSFPHGFKAAKKAGIQLIYGMEANIVEDKVPITYNEVDLDLNEATYVVFDVETTGLSAIYNDLIQVAASKMYKGNVIEEFDEFINPGHPLSSFTTQLTGITNEHVRGAKPLVQVLKEFQAFCEGTVLVAHNATFDVGFMNANYERHGLPKITQPVIDTLEFARNLYPDFKRHGLGPLTKRFGVGLEHHHMANYDAEATGRLLFIFIKDVAEKHGVTNLKDLNIDLIDENSYKKARVKHATLYVKNQTGLKNMFKLVSLSGTKYFEGVPRIPKTVLDAHREGLILGSACSEGEVFDAVMSQGVDAAVEVAKYYDFIEVMPPAIYAPLIAKEQVKDMEELQTIIKSLIEVGDRLGKPVLATGNVHYLEPEDEIYREIIVRSLGQGAMINRTIGHGEDAQPAPLPKAHFRTTNEMLDEFAFLGEDLARKIVIENTNALAETFEPVEVVKGDLYTPFIDKAEETVAELTYKRAFEIYGNPLPDIVDLRIEKELTSILGNGFAVIYLASQMLVHRSNERGYLVGSRGSVGSSFVATMIGITEVNPLSPHYVCSQCQYSEFITDGSYGSGFDMPDKDCPNCGHKLSKNGQDIPFETFLGFDGDKVPDIDLNFSGEDQPSAHLDVRDIFGEEYAFRAGTVGTVAAKTAYGFVKGYERDYGKYYRDAEVERLALGAAGVKRTTGQHPGGIVVIPNYMDVYDFTPVQYPADDVTAEWQTTHFNFHDIDENVLKLDVLGHDDPTMIRKLQDLSGIDPNDIPMDDPGVMALFSGTEVLGVTAEQIGTPTGMLGIPEFGTNFVRGMVEETHPTTFAELLQLSGLSHGTDVWLGNAQDLIKAGIADLSTVIGCRDDIMVYLMHAGLKPKMAFTIMERVRKGMWLKISEEERNGYIQAMKENNVPEWYIESCGKIKYMFPKAHAAAYVMMALRVAYFKVHHPLYYYCAYFSIRAKAFDIKTMGAGLEAVKARMKEIAEKRKNNEASNVEIDLYTTLEIVNEMWERGFKFGKLDLYRSQATEFLIDGDTLIPPFVAMDGLGENVAKQIVRAREEGEFLSKTELRKRGGVSSTLVEKMDEMGILGNMPEDNQLSLFDDLF, encoded by the coding sequence ATGTCCAACACCTTTGAAATTTTAATGGATCAGCTGGATATGCCGCTGGAAATGCGATCTTCCAGTGCCTTTTTGCATGCGGAGATTCAAGAAGTCGTGGTGCACAAGGTCAGTCGGGTCTGGGAGTTCCGCTTTGATTTTGCGGAAATCTTGCCCATTACTTTGTTTAAGGAATTGCGCCAGCGCTTGAAGGACGAATTTTCAAAGACAGGAAACCAGGCGACCTTTACCATCCAAGTGGCCAATCAGGATTTTTCTGCTGATTTATTGCGGGCCTACTACCGGGAGGTCTTTGAGGAAGGACCTTGTGCTAGTCAAGGCTTTAAGGGACTTTACCAAGACTTGCAGGTGCGAGCAGAAGGACAGGAATTGATCATCTCTGGTCCTTCTTCGGTTGATACGGAGCATTTTCGTAAGAACCATTTGCCCAACCTTGCTAAGCAGTTGGAAGCCTTTGGTTTTCCGCACTTCACCTGTCGGGTGGAGTCTGATGAGGAATTGACAGAGCAAGAAGTGGCGCGCTTTGAGGAGGAAAATGAAAAGATTTTCCAAGCAGCCAATGAAGAGACCTTGCGGGCTATGGAATCCTTGGCTCAGATGGCTCCGCCACCAGCAGATGAAGAAAAACCTGCCTTTGATTTCAAGGCTAAGAAGGCTGTGGCTAAGCCCAAGCTAGACAAGGCCGAGATCACTCCGATGATCGAGATTACGACAGAAGAGAATCGGATTGTCTTTGAGGGTGTGGTCTTTGACGTGGAGCACAAGGTGACACGGACCGGTCGCGTCTTGATCAGCTTTAAGATGACTGACTATACCTCGAGTTTTTCCCTTCAGAAATGGGTTAAAAATGAGGAAGAAGCTCAGAAGTTTGACATGATCAAGAAAAACAGCTGGCTCCTGGTGCGGGGAAATATCGAAATGAACAATTTCACGCGCGACTTAACCATGAATGTCCAAGACATCCAGGAAGTCGTGCACTACGCCCGCAAGGACCTGATGCCAGAAGGTGAGCGCCGGGTGGAGTTCCACGCGCATACCAATATGTCGACTATGGATGCTCTGCCGGAAGTCGAAGAGCTGATCGCTAAGGCAGCTGAGTGGGGGCATAAGGCTGTGGCCATCACCGACCATGGCAATGTGCAGAGCTTCCCGCATGGCTTTAAAGCAGCCAAGAAGGCTGGAATTCAGCTGATCTATGGGATGGAAGCCAATATCGTAGAGGACAAGGTGCCCATCACCTATAACGAGGTGGATCTGGACCTCAATGAAGCGACTTATGTGGTCTTTGACGTGGAAACAACGGGACTTTCAGCCATCTACAATGACTTGATTCAGGTCGCTGCTTCTAAGATGTACAAGGGCAATGTCATTGAGGAGTTTGATGAGTTTATCAATCCGGGCCATCCTCTGTCCTCCTTTACGACCCAATTGACAGGGATCACCAATGAGCATGTCCGGGGGGCTAAGCCTTTGGTACAGGTCTTGAAGGAGTTTCAGGCCTTCTGTGAGGGGACCGTTCTTGTCGCCCACAACGCTACCTTTGACGTGGGCTTCATGAATGCTAACTATGAGCGCCATGGCCTTCCCAAGATCACCCAGCCAGTCATCGATACCCTGGAATTTGCCCGCAACCTCTATCCAGATTTTAAACGGCATGGCTTGGGGCCATTGACCAAGCGCTTTGGGGTAGGCTTGGAGCATCACCACATGGCCAACTACGATGCGGAAGCGACGGGGCGCCTGCTCTTTATCTTCATCAAAGATGTCGCTGAAAAGCATGGGGTGACCAATCTCAAGGACCTGAATATCGATTTGATCGATGAGAATTCCTACAAGAAGGCGCGGGTCAAGCATGCGACCCTCTATGTCAAGAATCAGACCGGCCTTAAGAATATGTTTAAACTAGTCTCACTTTCTGGGACCAAGTATTTCGAAGGAGTCCCACGGATTCCCAAAACCGTGCTGGACGCCCACCGTGAGGGCTTGATCCTCGGATCGGCCTGCTCAGAAGGGGAAGTCTTTGATGCGGTCATGTCGCAAGGTGTGGATGCGGCAGTCGAAGTAGCCAAGTACTACGACTTTATCGAGGTTATGCCACCGGCTATCTATGCACCCCTCATTGCCAAGGAGCAGGTCAAGGACATGGAGGAGCTCCAGACCATTATCAAGAGCTTGATCGAAGTGGGGGATCGTCTCGGCAAGCCTGTTCTCGCGACAGGGAATGTCCACTATCTGGAGCCGGAAGATGAGATTTATCGGGAGATCATTGTCCGTAGTCTCGGTCAAGGGGCTATGATCAACCGGACCATTGGGCACGGAGAAGATGCCCAGCCAGCGCCACTTCCAAAAGCGCATTTCAGAACTACCAATGAAATGCTAGATGAATTTGCCTTTCTGGGAGAAGACTTGGCGCGCAAGATTGTTATTGAAAACACCAATGCGCTTGCAGAGACCTTTGAGCCGGTCGAAGTGGTCAAGGGCGATCTCTATACGCCATTTATCGACAAGGCCGAAGAAACAGTTGCGGAATTGACCTATAAGCGAGCCTTTGAAATCTATGGTAATCCGCTCCCTGATATTGTCGATCTGCGAATTGAAAAGGAATTGACTTCCATCTTGGGGAATGGCTTTGCCGTGATTTATCTGGCTTCACAGATGCTGGTGCACCGTTCCAATGAGCGGGGCTACCTGGTTGGATCGCGTGGATCTGTCGGATCCAGCTTTGTCGCGACCATGATTGGGATCACCGAGGTCAATCCACTTTCGCCTCACTATGTTTGCAGCCAGTGCCAGTACAGTGAATTCATCACAGACGGTTCTTATGGATCTGGTTTTGATATGCCGGACAAGGATTGTCCAAACTGTGGTCACAAGCTTAGCAAAAACGGGCAGGACATTCCCTTTGAAACCTTCCTTGGTTTCGATGGGGACAAGGTACCCGATATCGATTTGAACTTCTCTGGGGAAGATCAGCCGAGTGCCCACTTGGATGTTCGGGATATCTTTGGGGAAGAATATGCCTTTCGGGCAGGAACGGTAGGTACGGTCGCAGCTAAGACCGCCTACGGTTTTGTCAAGGGTTATGAGCGGGACTATGGCAAGTACTACCGCGATGCCGAGGTCGAGCGCTTGGCTCTTGGTGCAGCTGGGGTCAAACGGACGACCGGTCAGCACCCAGGGGGAATCGTTGTTATTCCAAACTATATGGATGTCTATGACTTTACTCCGGTCCAGTATCCAGCAGATGATGTGACAGCTGAATGGCAGACCACCCACTTTAACTTCCACGATATCGATGAGAACGTCCTCAAGCTCGATGTCCTTGGTCATGATGATCCGACCATGATTCGGAAACTTCAGGACTTATCAGGCATTGATCCAAATGATATCCCTATGGATGATCCAGGGGTCATGGCCCTCTTTTCTGGGACAGAAGTGCTAGGGGTAACAGCCGAGCAGATCGGAACGCCGACAGGGATGTTGGGGATTCCAGAGTTTGGGACTAACTTTGTCCGGGGCATGGTCGAAGAGACCCATCCGACGACCTTCGCAGAGTTACTTCAGCTCTCTGGTCTGTCTCACGGTACCGACGTGTGGTTGGGAAATGCCCAAGACTTGATCAAGGCGGGCATTGCCGATCTATCGACCGTTATCGGGTGTCGGGACGACATCATGGTTTACCTCATGCACGCGGGGCTCAAGCCTAAAATGGCCTTTACCATCATGGAGCGCGTGCGGAAAGGCATGTGGCTCAAGATCTCAGAAGAAGAGCGCAATGGCTACATCCAAGCCATGAAGGAAAACAATGTCCCTGAATGGTACATCGAGTCCTGTGGGAAGATCAAGTACATGTTCCCTAAAGCCCATGCGGCGGCCTATGTTATGATGGCCCTTCGTGTGGCCTACTTTAAGGTGCATCATCCACTTTATTACTACTGTGCTTACTTCTCGATTCGTGCCAAGGCCTTTGACATCAAGACCATGGGAGCCGGCCTTGAAGCCGTGAAAGCGCGGATGAAGGAAATCGCTGAGAAACGCAAGAATAATGAAGCTTCCAACGTAGAGATTGATCTCTACACCACCCTTGAGATTGTCAATGAGATGTGGGAGCGGGGCTTCAAGTTTGGCAAGCTAGACCTTTATCGCAGTCAGGCGACAGAATTCTTGATCGATGGGGATACCCTGATTCCACCATTTGTCGCTATGGATGGTCTGGGAGAGAACGTTGCCAAGCAGATCGTGCGGGCGCGTGAAGAAGGAGAATTCCTCTCTAAGACCGAGCTCCGGAAGCGTGGCGGTGTTTCGTCCACCCTGGTTGAAAAGATGGATGAGATGGGCATTCTTGGCAATATGCCAGAGGATAACCAGTTGAGCCTCTTTGATGATTTGTTTTGA
- the essC gene encoding type VII secretion protein EssC, translating into MKKRIILYKRGFRYELALEEGKTATVSNQETAQLTLALQENPLHFQWSQGEIFYQYGEDKGVLENSKILGDVVCYLATGEVHTYELLDKEEILVADEKGADVRLHYPVRFLLVKKDQTWTCQLLSGKLYHNHKLVSEATFPLAFGDELAIGDVTFKLYPEEFGVEGAVEVSPYLVPRLHSRYDFYKDYPEYHRSPRIIYRSSEDKILINPPGAEPQKPSDELLKLIMPPLIMVGVTLLITIFQPRGLYIIATVSMSVVSVIFSVQGFFKNRKKYKEDKKERVELYHLYLKDKAKDLEQLSRKQREGMFYHFPAIEDLTKMVKRYDSRIYEKTPLHFDFLAYRLGLGKVPTSYELKYGQEERSGKKDALEEEGYALFQAHQKIDNLPIVASLNRGPVGYVGPRPIVLEQLQILVAQLAVFHSYHDLTIIPIIPEEEKESWDWMRWLPHATLQDMNVRSFVYNQRTRDQVLNSLNQILKLRKAQKEEEKANDTKIFHPHYVVLITDETLILDHVIMEFFREDPTELGCSIIYVADVLSSLSENIQTVISIKDRNQGQLLLQEGVLRELDFQLDHFPEGYDKEAISRGLAPLKHIQQLKSSIPDSVTFLEMYQAETFNDLKVLSRWESHAPYQSLAVPIGLRGKDDLVYLNLHEKAHGPHGLIAGTTGSGKSETIQSYILSLAVNFHPHDVAFLLIDYKGGGMANLFKDLPHLLGTITNLDGAQSMRALASINAEIHRRERLFGQYGVNHINQYQKKFKLGEATEPLPHLFLISDEFAELKVNQPDFIKELVSIARVGRSLGVHLILATQKPSGVVDDQIWSNSRFKLALKVADRGDSMEMLRTADAAEITQTGRAYLQVGNNEVYELFQTAWSGADYQPEKDQLGIEDHTIYLINELGQYEVLNQDLSGLDMAEEIKEVPTELDVIVQEINHLHQQEGIAAVAQPWLPPLKERITLDELDKVVPIEAWQKRTAPSVLIGVADIPQAQKQEAVAIDLSKDGNILLYGSPGTGKTTFLQTAAMDLARKQSPENLTMYLLDFGTNGLAPLTQLPHVADSLLLDQTEKIQKFIRIINRELDRRKKLLSEHGVGTIALYREVTGKQEPTMVILMDSYESMKDEPYETDLFKLFMRISREGLSIGVHLIITASRQNNLRAQLYSNFKHQLTLPQNDISEVRGIVGATPLAATMEDIKGRALMKRDEVDVVQFALPVAGDNDIQIINNLRDQVQSLKEMWTGHTPAGIPMVPDELTEAAFYGREDVATLLEEGEIPVGLDMETAKAMGWNVKRGHLAYILEKEEQMSQITKHLASMSVKLGKKTIILAPEYHQINNIDSSVTLISDKEKLHEMIQTISVKMDDRFAENETNYTTTFIVYNLSEIVDLLNDEDIRILTKLFEKGHQVGFLTAVLATPALVRKIDIASKAIRNYKQAILAVRQNDQQLINILNKTLREPVLPKQVNYFVVDGIAQTIKVFID; encoded by the coding sequence ATGAAAAAACGTATCATACTCTATAAAAGAGGTTTTCGCTATGAGCTAGCGCTAGAAGAGGGAAAAACAGCCACCGTATCGAATCAAGAAACAGCTCAGTTGACCTTGGCTTTACAAGAAAATCCCCTTCATTTCCAATGGAGTCAAGGAGAAATCTTCTACCAGTATGGTGAAGACAAGGGTGTGCTCGAAAATAGCAAGATTCTTGGGGATGTGGTCTGCTACTTAGCGACAGGGGAAGTCCATACCTATGAACTGCTCGACAAGGAAGAAATCCTCGTAGCAGATGAAAAGGGTGCGGATGTGCGCTTGCACTATCCAGTACGCTTTCTCCTTGTGAAAAAAGATCAGACTTGGACTTGTCAGCTCTTATCCGGAAAACTCTACCATAACCACAAACTCGTTAGTGAAGCGACTTTTCCACTGGCCTTTGGGGATGAGCTGGCTATTGGAGATGTGACCTTTAAGCTCTATCCAGAAGAATTTGGCGTGGAAGGGGCTGTCGAAGTAAGTCCTTATCTGGTGCCACGCTTGCATTCGCGTTACGACTTCTACAAGGACTATCCCGAGTACCACCGGTCTCCGCGGATCATCTACCGGAGTTCGGAAGACAAGATCTTGATCAATCCTCCGGGAGCGGAGCCTCAAAAGCCATCAGATGAACTCTTGAAGTTAATCATGCCACCCCTCATCATGGTTGGGGTGACTCTCTTGATCACCATTTTCCAACCGCGGGGGCTCTATATCATCGCGACAGTATCCATGTCTGTGGTCAGTGTGATCTTTTCGGTCCAAGGATTCTTCAAGAATCGTAAAAAATACAAAGAAGACAAGAAAGAGCGCGTGGAGCTCTACCATCTCTATCTCAAAGACAAGGCCAAGGACTTGGAACAGCTATCTCGGAAGCAGCGAGAAGGCATGTTTTACCATTTCCCAGCGATCGAGGACTTGACCAAGATGGTCAAACGCTATGACTCGCGGATCTACGAAAAAACACCCCTTCATTTTGACTTTTTGGCCTATCGTTTGGGCTTGGGCAAGGTTCCAACCAGCTATGAGCTCAAATATGGTCAGGAAGAGCGCAGTGGGAAGAAAGATGCCTTGGAAGAAGAAGGCTATGCTCTGTTCCAAGCTCATCAAAAGATCGACAATCTTCCGATTGTAGCCAGCCTCAATCGGGGACCTGTAGGGTATGTTGGCCCTCGTCCTATCGTGCTAGAGCAGTTGCAAATCCTGGTTGCCCAATTGGCTGTCTTTCACTCTTACCATGATCTGACCATTATTCCGATCATTCCAGAAGAGGAAAAAGAAAGCTGGGATTGGATGCGCTGGTTGCCTCATGCGACCCTACAAGATATGAATGTCCGTAGCTTCGTCTACAATCAGCGGACACGCGATCAGGTCTTGAACAGTCTCAACCAAATCCTCAAGCTCCGCAAGGCGCAAAAAGAGGAAGAAAAAGCCAATGATACCAAGATCTTCCACCCTCACTATGTGGTGCTCATCACCGATGAAACCTTGATTTTGGACCATGTCATTATGGAGTTCTTCCGTGAGGATCCGACAGAGCTAGGATGCTCCATTATCTATGTGGCAGACGTACTCTCATCTCTTTCTGAAAATATCCAAACCGTTATCTCCATCAAGGACCGCAACCAGGGGCAATTGCTCTTGCAAGAAGGGGTTCTTCGGGAGCTCGACTTCCAATTGGATCACTTCCCTGAAGGTTATGACAAGGAAGCCATCTCGCGTGGCCTAGCCCCACTGAAACATATCCAACAGCTCAAGAGCTCAATTCCGGACTCGGTGACCTTCCTTGAAATGTATCAAGCGGAAACCTTCAATGATCTTAAGGTCTTGAGTCGTTGGGAGAGCCATGCTCCTTACCAAAGTTTGGCAGTGCCGATTGGTCTGCGCGGGAAGGACGATTTGGTCTACCTCAATCTCCATGAAAAAGCTCATGGGCCACATGGTTTGATCGCAGGTACAACTGGTTCTGGTAAGTCTGAAACCATTCAGTCCTATATCCTGAGCCTTGCCGTCAACTTCCACCCACATGATGTGGCTTTCCTCCTCATCGACTACAAGGGTGGGGGAATGGCCAACCTCTTCAAGGATCTGCCTCACTTGCTTGGAACCATTACCAACTTGGATGGTGCCCAGTCCATGCGGGCCTTGGCCTCTATCAATGCGGAGATCCATCGTCGGGAGCGGCTCTTTGGTCAATATGGGGTTAACCATATCAACCAATACCAAAAGAAATTTAAACTCGGTGAAGCGACAGAACCGCTACCTCACCTCTTCTTGATCAGTGATGAGTTCGCCGAACTCAAGGTCAACCAACCAGACTTCATCAAGGAATTGGTCTCTATCGCGCGTGTCGGGCGTTCCCTCGGGGTGCACTTGATCCTTGCAACGCAAAAACCTTCTGGGGTCGTGGATGACCAGATCTGGTCCAACTCCCGCTTCAAGCTAGCCCTCAAGGTGGCAGACCGTGGCGACTCGATGGAGATGCTGCGGACAGCAGATGCGGCTGAGATCACCCAGACCGGTCGGGCCTACCTCCAAGTCGGGAATAACGAAGTCTATGAACTTTTCCAAACCGCTTGGTCAGGAGCAGACTACCAGCCTGAGAAGGATCAGCTAGGGATCGAAGACCATACCATCTACTTGATCAATGAACTGGGCCAATACGAAGTCCTCAACCAAGACCTCTCTGGTCTGGATATGGCAGAAGAAATCAAGGAAGTGCCAACAGAGCTAGATGTGATCGTACAAGAGATCAATCACTTGCACCAACAAGAAGGCATCGCAGCTGTGGCCCAACCATGGTTGCCACCGCTCAAAGAGCGGATCACGCTGGATGAGTTGGACAAAGTCGTACCGATCGAGGCTTGGCAAAAACGGACAGCTCCAAGCGTCCTGATCGGGGTCGCCGATATCCCGCAAGCGCAAAAGCAAGAAGCTGTCGCCATCGATCTGTCAAAAGATGGAAATATCCTCCTTTACGGAAGTCCAGGTACAGGAAAGACCACTTTCCTACAGACAGCCGCAATGGATCTAGCTCGCAAGCAGAGTCCAGAAAATCTGACCATGTACCTGCTGGATTTCGGAACCAATGGTCTGGCACCCTTGACTCAATTGCCACATGTGGCCGATAGCTTGCTACTCGATCAGACAGAGAAAATCCAGAAATTCATCCGGATCATCAACCGCGAGTTGGATCGCCGCAAGAAACTTCTCTCTGAGCATGGTGTTGGCACCATCGCTCTCTACCGTGAAGTGACCGGTAAGCAAGAGCCAACCATGGTCATCCTCATGGATAGCTATGAGTCTATGAAGGACGAGCCTTATGAAACAGACCTCTTCAAGCTCTTCATGCGGATCTCTCGTGAAGGTCTCAGCATTGGTGTGCACTTGATCATCACAGCTAGCCGTCAGAACAACCTACGGGCTCAGCTCTATTCAAACTTCAAGCACCAGCTGACCTTGCCACAAAATGATATCTCTGAAGTCCGCGGTATCGTGGGAGCAACCCCACTAGCAGCTACGATGGAAGACATCAAGGGACGGGCACTCATGAAACGTGACGAAGTCGATGTTGTCCAGTTCGCCCTACCAGTCGCTGGAGATAATGATATTCAAATCATCAACAACCTCCGCGACCAAGTCCAAAGCCTCAAAGAGATGTGGACAGGCCACACCCCAGCAGGCATTCCAATGGTGCCAGATGAGTTGACAGAAGCAGCCTTCTATGGACGTGAGGATGTAGCAACTTTGCTGGAGGAAGGTGAAATTCCTGTTGGGTTAGACATGGAAACTGCGAAGGCAATGGGATGGAATGTAAAACGAGGTCATTTGGCTTATATTCTTGAAAAAGAAGAACAAATGTCACAAATTACAAAACATCTTGCTTCGATGAGTGTAAAACTTGGTAAAAAGACAATTATACTCGCACCAGAATATCATCAAATAAATAATATTGATTCTTCTGTAACACTAATTTCAGATAAAGAGAAATTACATGAAATGATTCAAACTATTTCGGTTAAAATGGATGATCGATTTGCGGAAAATGAGACAAATTACACAACAACTTTTATTGTGTATAACTTATCTGAAATTGTTGATTTGTTAAATGATGAGGACATTAGAATTCTTACTAAACTTTTTGAAAAAGGCCATCAGGTTGGTTTCCTAACCGCAGTATTAGCTACACCAGCTCTAGTGCGTAAGATTGATATAGCATCAAAAGCAATTAGAAATTATAAACAGGCTATTTTAGCAGTGAGACAAAATGATCAACAACTTATCAATATTTTAAATAAAACTTTAAGAGAGCCAGTGTTACCAAAACAAGTGAATTATTTTGTTGTAGATGGTATAGCTCAAACTATAAAAGTATTTATTGACTAA
- the essB gene encoding type VII secretion protein EssB: MKEEQFTLEEQVFRFEKEETSWRLDLKRSEVDSQDLRNLWILDLHHPLFLEQSMTADQDQIHLTYQTDALGLSAEEIQALPVSDRLRLAINVLDLAPALELPVTFMLHPINLFVTKDAQVKIAYRGVPGMMVPRKWDQVEFLRQAKCYAVTLFGDWDFMELYQGTLELEDLPDFLVEIRDATSLEEMKALLEKAYQERKEEEEKTLTLVSSRQHRIFKLATVWLSTVVAFLLLPLIYLVFFQAPFKEKLLQADTAYLKVDYTGVIDELEGVAPSSLPMTQKYELATSYLQGLNFSEDQKKVILNNVTLKSDSLYLHYWVYIGRHDFTQALDTAKRIDDSDLIIYALRKEIKATRDSEKLSGEQREKKLSELEGEYKKYWDARSKLLEAEIDETKESTSNSTTASSTKGSSTESSSSTAASSTESSEHKE; the protein is encoded by the coding sequence GTGAAAGAAGAACAATTTACACTGGAAGAACAAGTCTTCCGCTTTGAAAAAGAAGAAACGAGCTGGCGATTGGACCTCAAGCGTTCAGAAGTGGATAGCCAGGATTTACGCAATTTATGGATTTTGGATCTCCATCATCCCTTGTTTTTAGAGCAGAGCATGACAGCTGATCAAGACCAGATTCATCTGACCTATCAGACAGATGCGCTAGGCTTGAGTGCTGAAGAAATCCAGGCATTACCGGTTTCAGACCGTCTGCGTCTAGCCATTAATGTCTTGGATTTGGCGCCAGCCTTGGAGCTTCCGGTGACCTTTATGTTGCATCCTATCAATTTGTTTGTGACCAAGGATGCGCAAGTCAAGATCGCTTATCGCGGGGTTCCGGGAATGATGGTGCCACGCAAGTGGGATCAGGTTGAATTCTTGCGTCAGGCCAAGTGCTATGCTGTCACTCTTTTTGGGGACTGGGATTTCATGGAGCTCTATCAAGGTACACTCGAATTAGAAGATCTACCAGATTTCTTGGTAGAAATCCGTGATGCTACTAGCTTAGAAGAGATGAAAGCTCTCTTAGAGAAAGCCTACCAGGAACGCAAGGAAGAGGAAGAAAAGACCTTAACCTTGGTTTCAAGCCGTCAACACCGAATCTTTAAGTTGGCAACAGTGTGGCTTTCAACTGTAGTGGCCTTCCTCCTCTTGCCTTTGATCTATTTGGTCTTTTTCCAAGCACCCTTTAAAGAAAAGTTGCTTCAAGCGGATACAGCCTATCTCAAGGTAGACTATACCGGTGTGATCGATGAATTGGAGGGAGTGGCTCCAAGTAGTCTTCCAATGACACAGAAATATGAGTTGGCGACGTCTTATTTGCAAGGCTTGAATTTCTCAGAGGACCAAAAGAAGGTCATCCTTAACAACGTCACGCTCAAGTCAGATAGCCTCTATCTCCACTACTGGGTCTATATCGGCCGTCATGACTTTACCCAAGCGCTGGATACAGCCAAGCGGATCGACGATTCAGACTTGATCATCTATGCCCTTCGTAAAGAAATCAAGGCGACGCGTGATAGCGAAAAACTCTCTGGTGAACAGCGCGAGAAGAAACTTTCTGAGCTCGAGGGCGAATACAAAAAATACTGGGATGCTCGCTCTAAACTCTTGGAAGCAGAGATAGATGAAACCAAAGAATCCACCAGCAACTCAACAACGGCTTCGTCTACAAAAGGCTCCTCAACAGAAAGCTCGTCTTCTACAGCTGCAAGCTCAACAGAGTCTAGCGAACACAAGGAGTAG
- a CDS encoding EsaB/YukD family protein — protein sequence MDQHINVTFRMNGASHDLRIPTRMEVRRLIRELDQIFGSTMEPRSKYQLRVVNKGILLDEGKVVQEYPITSGDLIEIEEW from the coding sequence ATGGACCAACATATCAATGTCACCTTCCGTATGAATGGTGCAAGCCATGACCTCCGAATCCCAACGCGGATGGAGGTGCGACGCTTGATTCGGGAATTGGATCAGATCTTTGGGTCTACCATGGAGCCTAGAAGTAAGTATCAGTTGCGCGTGGTAAATAAGGGCATCTTGCTAGATGAAGGCAAGGTAGTACAAGAGTATCCGATCACAAGTGGTGATCTGATCGAGATTGAGGAGTGGTAA
- the essA gene encoding type VII secretion protein EssA, whose amino-acid sequence MKKMMYLLFVFSLLPVAVVSADDFIDNRLQVNNSRLETEQEKTLGGQLDATESLFNEKDQKKLIDEKRKQEKQLTDSDGQLFSAIKGKKKTEPEADLFQPENQKLSKFESNVEDNSASLSDFIPALQMLAWSALLFGIAGYISYRIYRKEA is encoded by the coding sequence ATGAAAAAAATGATGTATCTTCTCTTTGTCTTTAGTCTCTTGCCAGTAGCTGTTGTTTCTGCAGATGATTTTATTGATAATCGTCTTCAGGTCAACAACTCACGTCTTGAGACAGAACAGGAAAAGACACTTGGTGGCCAATTGGATGCCACTGAGTCTCTTTTCAATGAGAAGGATCAGAAAAAATTAATAGATGAAAAACGCAAGCAAGAGAAACAATTGACCGATTCAGACGGCCAGTTGTTTTCTGCTATAAAGGGAAAGAAAAAAACAGAGCCTGAAGCGGACCTGTTCCAGCCTGAAAATCAAAAATTATCTAAATTTGAGTCCAATGTAGAGGACAATTCGGCTAGTTTGTCGGATTTTATTCCAGCCTTGCAAATGCTGGCTTGGAGTGCCCTTCTCTTTGGGATTGCTGGCTATATTTCCTATCGAATTTATAGAAAAGAGGCCTAA